A part of Gossypium hirsutum isolate 1008001.06 chromosome A07, Gossypium_hirsutum_v2.1, whole genome shotgun sequence genomic DNA contains:
- the LOC107926495 gene encoding protein WVD2-like 7 — translation MGESTCLMQPFSYTAGLPNEAKEGNPIHGLGQSISFGRYMSESLAWEKWSTFSHNKYVEEAERYARPGSVAQKKAFFEAHYKTLAARKAAALLEQANAAAATNATESEAQNPNPRMAETGSIYDCKENNSEIVKVQSSSVDEPQVLLENNMKNEAFEKNGVVVDKAEITDLEVKETTQVKNNCVKANQSRLLGDDKELELSEGTQMEKPLLKGGKTNEDEFEVTSEMKPSQSSSKVFANARTSKMPSSPAKFKPPLRPNNGNNLTPMTKKSAMDISERKRSTPKSSHKSINFTHAKEFSKFTSTIIRKIDGSRIDSNSKASKECPTPLRTPNQVSISGKPKQSSATPWSENQSARTPVNSSASVSKTARGKWNFLPTDCSKILSACRNKSQSPGIFASFNLRTEERAARRKQRLEEKFNVIQEQKVQQQTTLKEKAGTEFKKLRQSFCFKARPLPDFYKERTPKDQIQKVPLTKPESPGIGRKSTPCKASIVESKSSVPPHRKSSIKNNCFMHVSEKKNRTSARSLASRIAMSAHENTSPNIQHA, via the exons ATGGGGGAATCAACTTGTCTCATGCAACCATTTTCTTACACTGCAGGCCTTCCCAATGAAGCCAAAGAG GGAAACCCAATTCATGGTCTTGGACAGTCAATTTCATTTGGCAGATACATGTCTGAATCTTTAGCTTGGGAAAAATGGTCAACCTTTTCTCATAACAAATATGTTGAAGAAGCTGAGAGATATGCTAGGCCAGGTTCTGTAGCTCAAAAAAAAGCTTTCTTTGAAGCTCATTATAAGACCCTTGCTGCTAGGAAAGCAGCTGCCTTGCTTGAACAAGCTAATGCTGCTGCTGCCACTAATGCTACTGAAAGTGAAGCTCAAAACCCAAACCCTCGAATGGCAGAAACTGGCTCCATTTATGATTGTAAAGAGAATAATTCAGAAATTGTGAAGGTTCAAAGCAGCTCAGTTGATGAACCCCAAGTTCTTTTGgagaataatatgaaaaatgaagcTTTTGAAAAGAATGGTGTGGTTGTTGATAAGGCTGAAATTACAGATTTGGAGGTTAAAGAAACAACCCAAGTGAAGAACAATTGTGTTAAAGCTAACCAGTCAAGACTACTTGGAGATGATAAAGAATTGGAGCTTAGTGAAGGGACTCAAATGGAGAAACCTCTACTTAag GGTGGCAAAACCAATGAAGATGAATTTGAGGTAACAAGCGAGATGAAACCTTCCCAATCTTCTTCAAAGGTGTTTGCTAATGCAAGAACATCCAAGATGCCATCTTCACCTGCAAAATTCAAACCCCCACTTCGACCGAACAATGGAAACAATCTCACGCCAATGACCAAGAAGTCTGCAATGGACATATCTGAAAGAAAGAGATCAACACCAAAATCAAGTCACAAGTCAATCAACTTCACCCATGCAAAAGAATTCAGTAAATTTACTTCCACTATCATCAGAAAGATTGATGGTTCAAGAATTGATTCGAATTCTAAAGCATCTAAAGAATGTCCTACACCTTTAAGGACTCCGAACCAG GTGTCTATAAGTGGAAAACCGAAACAATCCTCGGCCACCCCTTGGTCTGAAAACCAAAG TGCTAGAACACCAGTTAATTCCTCAGCCAGTGTCAGCAAAACAGCTCGTGGAAAATGGAACTTTCTTCCTACAGA TTGTTCAAAGATTTTGAGTGCCTGCAGAAACAAATCACAGTCACCTGGTATATTTGCATCTTTCAACTTGAGAACTGAAGAAAGAGCTGCTAGAAGAAAACAG AGGCTTGAAGAGAAATTCAATGTTATTCAGGAACAAAAAGTACAACAGCAAACAACACTCAAG GAAAAAGCAGGGACCGAATTCAAGAAACTACGACAAAGCTTTTGCTTCAAGGCAAGACCATTGCCGGATTTTTATAAAGAAAGAACACCTAAAGATCAGATTCAAAAG GTTCCATTGACAAAACCTGAATCACCTGGCATAGGAAGAAAATCTACTCCCTGCAAAGCAAGCATTGTTGAAAGCAAAAGCTCTGTTCCTCCTCATCGGAAGTCTTCGATTAAGAACAATTGCTTCATGCATGTCTCGGAAAAGAAAAACCGAACTTCAGCTCGTTCTCTTGCTTCACGAATTGCAATGTCTGCTCATGAGAACACATCTCCAAATATCCAGCATGCATAA
- the LOC107926496 gene encoding succinate dehydrogenase [ubiquinone] iron-sulfur subunit 2, mitochondrial has product MATNLIRRAMNMTPRLPSSKVAPASRLVLDRPYATETEAQKVEPKASSGSGGANMKTFQIYRWNPDNPTKPQLQDFKINLKECGPMVLDALIKIKNEMDPSLTFRRSCREGICGSCAMNINGCNGLACLTKIESGPSETTITPLPHMFVIKDLVVDMTNFYNQYKSIEPWLKRKNPPPAAGKEIPQSKKDRAKLDGMYECILCACCSTSCPSYWWNPESYLGPAALLHANRWISDSRDEYTKERLDAINDEFKLYRCHTILNCARACPKGLNPGKQITNIKHLQLTGGA; this is encoded by the exons ATGGCGACCAATTTGATCCGTCGAGCGATGAACATGACGCCACGTTTGCCGTCATCGAAAGTGGCTCCAGCATCGCGGCTGGTGTTGGACCGTCCTTACGCCACCGAAACGGAAGCTCAAAAGGTGGAACCGAAAGCCTCCTCCGGCAGCGGCGGCGCCAACATGAAAACCTTCCAAATCTATCGATGGAACCCAGATAATCCTACGAAACCCCAACTTCAAGACTTCAAAATCAACTTAAAAGAATGCGGACCCATGGTGCTTGATGCCTTGATCAAGATCAAGAACGAGATGGATCCATCGCTCACCTTCCGTCGTTCCTGCCGTGAAGGGATTTGTGGCTCTTGTGCAATGAACATCAACGGTTGTAACGGGTTAGCATGTCTTACCAAGATCGAATCTGGACCATCGGAAACGACGATCACGCCGTTGCCGCATATGTTTGTGATAAAAGATTTGGTGGTTGATATGACTAATTTTTATAATCAGTATAAGAGCATTGAGCCTTGGTTGAAGCGGAAGAATCCGCCACCGGCGGCGGGGAAAGAGATTCCGCAGTCTAAAAAGGACAGAGCCAAGTTAGATGGGATGTATGAGTGTATCTTGTGTGCTTGTTGCAGTACCAGCTGTCCTAGTTATTGGTGGAATCCTGAATCTTATTTGGGTCCTGCTGCTTTGCTTCACGCTAACAG ATGGATAAGCGATAGCCGTGACGAATACACAAAAGAGAGATTGGATGCCATAAATGACGAGTTTAAGTTGTATCGTTGCCATACGATATTGAATTGTGCTCGTGCTTGCCCGAAGGGTCTGAACCCAGGAAAACAGATTACAAACATCAAGCACCTTCAGCTGACTGGTGGTGCTTAA